Genomic window (Rhodopirellula bahusiensis):
CCGTCCGAGTACTCCCAACCCAGTCCCTGATCGACAACCGTGAATCATCAACCGAACTGACACCCTTCGTTCTCATCCCCAAGAGACTCCCATGCATCCCATCAACCTTGGCCTGAGATGGCTACCTCTCGTCGCGGTGCTCGCCATCGCAGTTGCGTCGCCTTCCACTGCAGACGAACGCCCGAACTTTTTGGTGATCGTCGTCGATGATCAATCGCCGCTTGACCTGAAGATTTACAACCCCGACTCACCGCTCGAAACACCCAACATCGATCGCTTGGCCGCATCTGGGATGGTGTTCGATGGGGCTCACCACATGGGCGCTTGGTCAGGCGCCGTTTGCACACCTTCGCGGCACATGATCATGACGGGACGCACCGTTTGGCATATCCCACAGCGACGCCCCAACGCGAAGAAGAAACGCAACAATCCAAGTGTTCGCTATCCAGACGAAAGTTTGGCACCAAAGGATTTGCCCGAATACACAATGGCGGCCATCTTCAACCGAGCTGGCTACGACACGATGCGAACATGCAAGAAGGGCAATAGCTATCCCGCCGCCAACGAGCAGTTCACCGTGGTGCGAGACGCGTCCAAACGCGGCGGGACCGAAGAAACCGGCAGTGCGTGGCATGGCAAGCAAGTCCTCGACTACTTGGACCAGCGTGACGCGGCCGCTGACGAAGATCCCTTCCTGATCTACTTCGGGTTCTCACACCCGCACGACACTCGAGACGGCACGCCAGAACTGCTCGCGAAATATGGAGCGACCAACCACACCGATCGTGAATCTTTGCCGCCCGCGAATCCGAAGCAACCCGCTTTGCCGCCGAACCACTTGGAAGCTCATCCATTTCATCATGGTCACCCCAAACTGCGTGACGAAGTCGCAGTCAGTGGTGTCTGGGAACGCCGCGACGAACGCACGATCCGCAACGAACTTGGACGTGAGTTTGCATGCAGCGAAAACATCGACATCCAAATCGGCAAGGTCCTCAACCGACTCGAGCAGATGGGCGAATTGGACAACACCTACATCGTTTACACCTCCGATCACGGCATGGCGATCGGTCGCCATGGATTGCAAGGCAAACAAAACCTGTACGAACACACCTGGCGGGTGCCCTTTATCATCCAAGGCCCCGACATTCCCAAGGGTAAACGTGCGATCGGAAATCTGTATCTGCTCGACCTGCTGCCGACGCTCGTCGATCTTGCAAAGATTGATCGCCCCGAGACGCTGGAAGGGCAGTCGCTTCAGCCAGTCATCCGTGGCGAACAAGACCTGCTGCGCGACGTCTTGTACGGCGTCTACTGCGGCGGTACCAAACCGGGAATGCGAAGCGTGAAGAAGGGCGATTGGAAGCTGATCAAGTACGACGCGTTGGACGGCAAAGTCCGAGAAACTCAGTTGTTCAACTTGGCCGCGAATCCGCTGGAATACTTACCCGAACACAAACGAGAGTCGGAACTCGAAACGGACCTCGCGGAAAACCCAGACTACGCCGAGAAACGCCAGGAATTAGAAGCGTTGCTGCTGTCGGAGATGCAACGCCTGGACGATCCCTATCGTCTTTGGGACCAACCGCAAGAGACGTCGGTCAATCCTTGATCGGATTGCTTTCAACCAACGACTGGTTCACTTTCGAAAAATCGCGAGTCCGCCGCCTACGATCCAGGCATCGGATTCGCGGCCGTCGGTGGTGACCCAGTAACGTCCAAACCCGGTCAACCGTGCGTGCGGCGTCCACCAAAAGTGGGCACCAACTTCGGGATAGATCGATGCCATCGTCAGATCGTATTCGGTGTCTTCTTCACCGAGTTCATCGGTGGATCCATCCTCGTCGTTGTCGATTCCATCATCGTCCGCATCAACGGTCTCCCAGTTCATCCCAACATAGCCGCCAACCCCAACGAACGGTGCCAATCGGGTTGGAGTCTGCAGTCGCAATCCGCTGTCGAGACCGATGGAAGCTTGGTCCCATCCCGCAGCACCGGACAGCGAGATCCGCTGCGTGAGATAAGAGGTCAAGTAGTTTTCACTGCCCACATCGGCAACAAATCCGGCTCCGGTGCTTGATCGATACGCCGCCCCAGCAGAAACGTAGGTCCCCTCGGCTCCACTGAGGAACCTGGCATCACTGGCCTGTTTCACCTTGCCAATCGGATCCGACTTGGGGACACCTTCGGCGTACTTCTCTGCGTACTCCGGATGCTCCATCGCCCATCGCGAGTGCGTGATGCCGGTTGGCAACCGACAACCCGAAGATGCCAGTAAGGCACTTCCGGCAACGAGCCACGCGAAAGATTGACGAATGAGTTTCACAAGATCGTAGTCATGTGCTTGGTAGAATGACGCTCAGCAGATCAGTTCACCTTCGGCGATATCAAATCGTCACCCCCAAACACAAGCTGAGTCATGTGGCATAGGCTTCCAGCCTGTTGGGAAAATGATGCACCAGTGCGGCCCACAGGCTGGCAGCCTATGCCACTTCACATTCACTCATTTCAACCCCCATGGTGACCATGAGCCATTCCTTTCGCCTTTCGATCCGTGTTCTAACTTTCATTTCAGCGTTCACGTTATCTTGCTTGGCGAGCCATCCAGTGAATGCACAGCAACCCAGCATCGATCATTCAGCCCGTCATGAACTCGCGATCGAACGAGCTCAATCAAACCTGCGGCCGGATGATTCAGTTGCCACGAATCGATTGGTTGCATTGGCGGATGCGTTGCTTCGTGCGGGGAAGGTGAACGAATCCATTCCGCACTATGAAAAGGCGATCGAACAA
Coding sequences:
- a CDS encoding sulfatase-like hydrolase/transferase, whose translation is MHPINLGLRWLPLVAVLAIAVASPSTADERPNFLVIVVDDQSPLDLKIYNPDSPLETPNIDRLAASGMVFDGAHHMGAWSGAVCTPSRHMIMTGRTVWHIPQRRPNAKKKRNNPSVRYPDESLAPKDLPEYTMAAIFNRAGYDTMRTCKKGNSYPAANEQFTVVRDASKRGGTEETGSAWHGKQVLDYLDQRDAAADEDPFLIYFGFSHPHDTRDGTPELLAKYGATNHTDRESLPPANPKQPALPPNHLEAHPFHHGHPKLRDEVAVSGVWERRDERTIRNELGREFACSENIDIQIGKVLNRLEQMGELDNTYIVYTSDHGMAIGRHGLQGKQNLYEHTWRVPFIIQGPDIPKGKRAIGNLYLLDLLPTLVDLAKIDRPETLEGQSLQPVIRGEQDLLRDVLYGVYCGGTKPGMRSVKKGDWKLIKYDALDGKVRETQLFNLAANPLEYLPEHKRESELETDLAENPDYAEKRQELEALLLSEMQRLDDPYRLWDQPQETSVNP